Proteins from a genomic interval of Lolium perenne isolate Kyuss_39 chromosome 1, Kyuss_2.0, whole genome shotgun sequence:
- the LOC127334947 gene encoding uncharacterized protein, which yields MWRKFLVADGLDIDAVLYEDGLYAENEIPSHFLNKSTGSLSIDGLISDAIKSELADDDFLRRAVLVALGTVLAPKSSTTVPLEYWAIVKYVSRLKKLNFNGFTRAFLINNIKKLGSEHEIVQWPRGNLALLQYIYYEKVHPTGSQLTSSRPLMRNWTEEEAKKRDNMEYKDGRGTGLIDDDITAKHRREVIHTPDIPPRSKRKQSKRAKAAGSGMKTPGSVDDSRMEVMVEQILIKLTNHIDTSISKHVDKIADLSAQKVLKTLNAKGVAYRAGKADMFDDEDQEEEDKKGVTSTPSHGGLPPKDFMDFDDIKSDGTASFLNSVKGQHDDELEDASKKSEPMDDSNFVTPTDKKKTANAGYTTPAPKHGDTPEVPIIIDDKATPESSCSAPIDLTLPDASEEFDGLNTICWKAIESGKKEEKKDDVCGKKEEKKDDVIECYLGDLRLKLKDRIICPAWRANSIVENRPKRQRWKKRNLDATDISEMSGCYERCEVEYFGTNKAYFSVNIAKCHWVTVVMHSFRNSCGLFPLACMEHWDGDELTAKFSLETINKDRNMTAAKIIMAESNLLEKAKKDVLDIAAKARA from the exons ATGTGGAGGAAATTTTTGGTAGCAGATGGGCTGGATATTGACGCCGTCCTTTATGAGGATGGGCTATATGCAGAAAATGAGATACCATCTCATTTTCTGAACAAGTCCACCGGCAGTCTGAGTATTGATGGATTGATCTCGGACGCCATCAAGAGCGAATTAGCCGACGATGACTTCCTTCGCAGAGCTGTTCTTGTGGCCCTTGGTACAGTTCTTGCACCAAAGTCCAGCACAACAGTTCCGTTGGAGTATTGGGCAATTGTTAAGTACGTGTCACGTTTGAAGAAATTGAACTTCAATGGTTTCACACGTGCTTTTTTAATTAACAATATAAAGAAACTGGGAAGTGAACATGAGATTGTGCAATGGCCCCGCGGCAACCTAGccctgcttcag TATATTTACTATGAAAAAGTGCACCCAACTGGTTCACAATTGACGTCATCAAGGCCGTTGATGAGGAACTGGACAGAAGAAGAGGCGAAAAAGAGAGACAACATGGAATACAAAGATGGACGAGGAACAGGCTTG ATTGACGACGACATAACTGCTAAGCACAGAAGGGAGGTGATCCACACACCTGACATTCCTCCAAGATCAAAGAGGAAGCAAAGTAAAAGAGCTAAAGCTGCAGGTTCTGGCATGAAAACGCCAGGTTCAGTGGATGATTCAAGAATGGAGGTCATGGTTGAGCAGATTCTGATTAAACTGACCAATCACATAGACACATCAATAAGCAAACATGTGGACAAAATTGCAGACCTATCTGCTCAG AAAGTTCTAAAAACGCTTAACGCGAAAGGAGTTGCGTACAGGGCAGGTAAGGCTGACATGTTTGATGACGAAgatcaggaggaggaagacaaaAAAGGAGTGACCTCCACACCTAGCCATGGCGGCCTTCCGCCTAAAGATTTCATGGACTTTGACGACATCAAGTCAGACGGCACTGCATCATTTTTGAATTCAGTTAAGGGTCAACATGACGATGAATTGGAAGATGCAAGTAAGAAGAGTGAGCCGATGGATGATTCGAACTTCGTGACACCCACCGACAAGAAGAAGACTGCTAATGCTGGGTACACGACACCAGCGCCTAAGCACGGAGACACCCCTGAAGTACCCATAATCATCGACGACAAGGCTACACCTGAATCGTCCTGCTCGGCACCTATTGATTTAACTCTTCCAGATGCATCAGAAGAATTTGATGGCTTGAACACGATCTGCTGGAAAGCGATAGAAAgtgggaagaaggaggagaaaaaaGATGATGTATgtgggaagaaggaggagaaaaaaGATGAT GTCATTGAGTGTTATTTGGGTGATCTGAGATTAAAATTGAAGGATAGGATAATATGCCCTGCATGGAGGGCAAATTCTATAGTCGAAAATCGACCGAAAAGGCAGCGATGGAAAAAGAGAAACCTTGACGCGACGGATATTTCAGAAATGTCAGGTTGCTACGAAAGATGCGAGGTGGAATATTTTGGCACTAACAAG GCTTATTTCTCGGTTAACATTGCCAAATGCCACTGGGTCACCGTCGTCATGCACAGTTTCAG GAACTCATGTGGATTGTTCCCGTTAGCATGTATGGAGCACTGGGATGGAGATGAACTAACGGCCAAATTTTCGTTG GAAACGATAAACAAGGACAGGAATATGACTGCCGCCAAAATTATAATGGCAGAATCAAACCTGCTCGAGAAGGCGAAGAAGGATGTCCTTGACATCGCGGCGAAAGCACGTGCGTAA